The nucleotide sequence GCATAGGTTCATTCTCATTTTTGCGCCACACAATACGTTGAAAATTGGTGTGACGCCTGGAAACTTGAATCCCTCTAAACATCTTTTCAATATCTGCGCATAGAACATATCGGTGCTGCCGGAAACGTAGGCAAACCCCGAGAAAGTCCCGCTGAATCGGTGGTCCAATATGAAGTCTGTCGTTTAAAGAGATTCCAGAACTGTCTTTCCCAGATCCATCGAAGACCACCCGACACTTGGTCGTCAGGCTATCCTGCTTGATGACAGCGTGGTGCGGTAGATAAACGCAAGTGTCAGGGTCGTCCATTACTTGGGCTGATGTCAGTTGTTCCATATGACCGCGTTGCAAGTAGTCATCCAAAAACTCCTCGTATTGTTTTTTGAGCTTTGAGATTTTGAGACTAGGCGGTTGGTTGCCGGGGGAAGAGTTGATTCGATAGGCGGGGCTCCATCCTTGAAGGGATACTCGACGATATAGACCCCGTCTTCGGAGCGCGTGTGAGTGTTTGCGAAATGACTCTCTGGAGTCCAAGAGAGATTGGTTAGGTTGCACATTGTCCATTTCCATGAACGATCGAACCATCGTGTCGAGATCCGCGTGATGGGTCACGGCCTGCAATAATCGAACCAAAAATTGTATTGAGAGCGATGGGATAGTCCTtaccaaaatattttctttctcCGGTATATAGAGACCAAAGTTGATCAGATCCAACGATGACATCTATAGATCCAGGAGTGCAGAACGTCGGATCTGCTAAGGGAAGTGCTGAAATTTCCTTCCAGGTTGAAGATGATGTGTCAATAGTTTGCGCTGGAAGCGATGACGTCAGCGAGGACAAAATGAAGGAGTCCATCTCGATGATATGATCCGAATGCCGAGATCGCAGCTTAAAGTGTGCGCGCCCTCGAGTATGACCGGCGTTGTTTGCGGCCAGACCAAGAATTGAAATTCGTGCATGCGTTCAACGCACGCCAATCCGCTGAACAAATGATTCCGATGCCAAAGTAATGGTGGATCCCGTGTCTAAGAGCATTCTGCATTTTGTTGTGTTCCCCAAGCGTCAAGCGAGAATGGTTGGCAATAAGGTTTGCGAACCTGCATACGGAATATTTTCCAGGGAATGATGAGTGTAGTTGTTCCCCACAGGAGGAACGCTGCCTGATGGTGTCTCTTCGTGAGTGCGAAGTTGATTGTTTGTGCTGAATGATCTAGCTCGGGGGGTTGAGGACAGATTGCCAGTGTTTACGCTAGGTGACTCATTAGGCTCTCCAGTTCGAAAAGGCTGCGGCGTGTCGTGGACCAATGTATTATGTTTGCGGCGGCAGACCCGGCATGTGTGTTTCGATGTGCAATTGCCGACCAAGTGTGAAGAGCTGAGGCAGTTAAAACAGAGCTTTCTGGTTTTCAGGAATTCTCGGCGAGCTGTGATGTCCAACGTTAGAAATTGGTCACACCTGTACAGTTGA is from Drosophila suzukii chromosome 3, CBGP_Dsuzu_IsoJpt1.0, whole genome shotgun sequence and encodes:
- the LOC139352717 gene encoding uncharacterized protein, with product MSSLDLINFGLYIPEKENILAVTHHADLDTMVRSFMEMDNVQPNQSLLDSRESFRKHSHALRRRGLYRRVSLQGWSPAYRINSSPGNQPPSLKISKLKKQYEEFLDDYLQRGHMEQLTSAQVMDDPDTCVYLPHHAVIKQDSLTTKCRVVFDGSGKDSSGISLNDRLHIGPPIQRDFLGVCLRFRQHRYVLCADIEKMFRGIQVSRRHTNFQRIVWRKNENEPMLHFRLLTVTYGLAPSPFLAV